A window of Leptolyngbya sp. FACHB-261 genomic DNA:
CGTACTGATCCCGTCGGGCACGGTGAACAACATCCCAGTGAAACCAGTGGCCCAGCCAGGGTTGAATGGGAGCACGCCCAACGGTAAGCAAGCAAATGACGCTGAGCAAAACGCCTAAAGAGAGCTGCGGGCTTACGGGCAAACCAGTCAGCTCGGCAGTAACATTCACCAGACCTTGCACGAGTGGATCAACAGGCTGGCGAGAGAGCACATTCAAGACTTGCCCCATTGCGTAGGGCGAGATTAAGTCCACAACTTCCAGTACGCTACTGGCCGTTACTGAAAAAACAACCCGCCTCCAATAGGGCCGGTAATAATTGACAACATCGCGTAATCCAGCCATGGGTAAAGCACCGGTAGAAGATTAGCGGGTCAAAGACAACAAAATGGCCCAGCCCAGATGATTAAGCTAAGGAAGTTCCCTAGCCATTGGGCTGAGTTAAGGCGCTGCACAGCTTGAAGCAGCAGGCAGTTCGTTGAGACGCTACAAGATTGAAGGGTGCAGAATCGGCGAAACGCTTACTGTGGTTCTAGAACAATCAAAAGAAGCGTGAGCCAAGACAGCTCAGCTCGTAAGCGGCTCTAATCCTCTAATGAGCTAGGACTGGCGCTGTCTACGGTCAAACCGGGGAAGAAGTGTTGAAAGGGATATCCCTCACTTTTGACTGAGCCTCCAAGAATAGCAGGAGCTTTCACTAGGCGGTAGTACCCAGGGTGGGTACCTTCTACTTCTAACTTTCTAGGTTGCCAGTGAGAGTTTCTAGAGGGGCACCGCTAGAACACAGACTAGAACCAAGATTAGGCCAGCAATTCGCCAGATTCCTGAAGAGCGTGTAGACGGTGGTAAATACCGCCCTGCCGCAGCAGTTCTCGGTGGTTGCCAGTCTCCACAATCTGCCCCTGGTCTAGCACCACAATCAAGTCGGCATCCCGTACTGTGCTCAGACGGTGGGCAATGATGATCGTGGTGCGCGTGCCCTGAATGCCCTGCATTGCTACCTGAATTGCTCGCTCTGATTCGTAGTCGAGGCTAGAGGTTGCTTCGTCAAACACCAGCACATCCGGGTCACAAATCAGAGCCCGAGCGATGCCTAGGCGCTGCCTCTGCCCCCCTGATAGCCGCACGCCTCGCTCGCCCACAACCGTGTTGTAACCCTGAGGCAAATGAGCCAGGATTTCATCCATGCAAGCGATGTGACAAGCTTGTTTGACCTCAGCCAGAGTCGCGTTAGGGCGACCATAGGTGAGGTTTTCCAGTAGGGTGCCATTGAAGATATCGACATCTTGATGAACGATGGCCAGTCGCTGGCGGTAACGGCTGACATCCAATTCACGGATATCTTGGCCATCAATCAGAATTGCACCACTAGTCGGGTCGGAGTAGCGGAATAGGAGTTTGACGAGGGTGGATTTGCCAGAACCGGAGCGCCCCACCAGGGCAACCGTTTGACAGGGCTGAATCAACAGGTTGAGGTTTTTGAGGATTGGACGATCAGCGTGATAGCGAAAGCTTAAGTTGCGCAACTCTAGCTTGCCGGTGAACTGATAGGGTTGGCCGCGTCGAGGAAGGAGCGTATGGGCATCCAGGCCCACAGGGTGCTGCAAGAATTCGTGAAAACGGACCATTGAGCTGTAGCGACGGGCAAAGAATTCAGCCAGGTCACCCAAGGGTTCAACCTCGGAAAAAGCCATGTTACTCAGGGTCAAGATCGTAACGAAGTGACCGAGAGAAATACGACCTTGAAGTGTGGCTGCGAGGGTGAAGACCAACACAACAAACACTGCACATTGCACAATCGAAGTGCGCCAGGCATTGAGGCTGACATAGCCTCTATGAACCTTGAAGTTGAGCACCTTAAATTCGCGATCGATCCGAGTTTGCTGGCGTTTAAGTTCTCGGGTTTCTGCGGCA
This region includes:
- a CDS encoding ABC transporter ATP-binding protein, yielding MRVELYRPYWGRAVFSMSASSALEVIDLVSPYALGQLLNVLSQQPIDAPVQKLVIIVAQITGLQAGVPLTLALLVAAIFLVTVGRAPIQPWVGHWFHWDVVFRSRRDHYRKSQEKLFALPLDFYDENNAGRLSARISRGIANHTWTYPEMAGTFIPKCLRVLGIFFVILVLEWRIALAFGCFFGFILWLNVRKLQALIRQDTLVDKYSEQTESRVSEVITNMKTVKAFAAETRELKRQQTRIDREFKVLNFKVHRGYVSLNAWRTSIVQCAVFVVLVFTLAATLQGRISLGHFVTILTLSNMAFSEVEPLGDLAEFFARRYSSMVRFHEFLQHPVGLDAHTLLPRRGQPYQFTGKLELRNLSFRYHADRPILKNLNLLIQPCQTVALVGRSGSGKSTLVKLLFRYSDPTSGAILIDGQDIRELDVSRYRQRLAIVHQDVDIFNGTLLENLTYGRPNATLAEVKQACHIACMDEILAHLPQGYNTVVGERGVRLSGGQRQRLGIARALICDPDVLVFDEATSSLDYESERAIQVAMQGIQGTRTTIIIAHRLSTVRDADLIVVLDQGQIVETGNHRELLRQGGIYHRLHALQESGELLA